The region TTATTAGAATCATTCGCACGTCAGGTGAATTTTAGATAACAACGGTATGGTCTTTATTACAAGTTTCCGACACCGTAATTTCTGAGTATACAAATTGTTTGCGCAGCAGAATTAGTTAGCTTAGAATGTACATATACACTTTTACGTCAGATCaacataaaaaatatttacggTCCCTATAATTCGAGGGTGAGAGTTTGAATCGTGCTGGAATAATCGGTCATCATTATATAGCATTATGGTGATTTTCCCCGTTTACTACGAATAATTGCTAGTAGATTTTAAGAAGCAACGGTTTTATGAAgttgaagaaatatttttttcattaagtGTCATACACGCTCGGAAGTTAATATAATGAATGAAATCCTCACCTTCCAGCTTTAGTAACGATCATTTCCGTTCCAAGCTCATTGAATTCGTCCCACAGCGCTTTTGCCTCCAGTTTGGCGGTGACGTTCAGCAATTTAGGATGCAACGGTTTCTTCACGCCATCATTACTTGTCTGTAGCAGGGAATCTTCTGGGTTGCGTGACTTACCGCGTAGAACGGCCTCAAAATTTGCGTCGAACATGTTCCCCGATCCTCTTCCATTCAACATACACGctatagaaaatatacatattatttgaGGGATTCTCAAGGAtagttttacaaatatttatcattaaatAAGATATCCATCGTCCAACTTTTGTGACAAGTTTCCCCAGTCTGAtcgtggactctaaaacgaagtcCATGGTCTGATATTATCATCCACGCGCTCTAGCGATATCTGAGAAGTTACGTGATGCGCCTAGCAACATTTTAAATAGAACGACCACAAAACACGATACCGATCTACGGCATGGACGCTTGGACATAAACCATTCGCAACGCCAATAAAGATCTCATTAACGACCGATTACAAAGCAGTGAGAAATACGCCATAGCTAATCAGTTTGATAAGTTCCGGGACATTCCACGCGGACAAGTActaaatcaaatttaatttctacACTAACTTGACTTACAACGTGTGAAAGAACACCAAAACGGCGCTATTTCTATGTATCCGAACACACTAATGTCTGCGGCCcgttaaaaaaattaatcggtCCCGATGTAGCAAACGAAGCGACACGTGTTTACTCgcaaaaaactaattactcaAAACATGTGTGAAGATATGGAGAGTAACCATTTTGAGTTCTCATCGTGTATATTATCACAGGTTTTGTTTGGTCATGTTTGGTAATTCAATATAGAtgaatttacatttgaatCATTAAGCATTAGACAAGATCcattttatgttttcaatTTGTCAGTTTCCATTTTTCAGATCAACTTCATTTTTATCGATTAATCGAAATTTACGATATGACGGATTTTTCAAAACGATTAAAACGGAAAAGCCAacgttaatttcaaataaattttcataACCGTCAATTTGTCTATAAAGAGTTACTTTGATCACaatctgaattttaaaactttaaatatatataagtacCTTGATTGTCATTTGTGGCTGGCCAGGACGGCAGCGGATAGTCTTCACATCCAGACATCAGACTTGCGATGCTGAAAGACGTAGCTCTAGAAGAAAGCGTCTCCATATCGGTATATTTCAGAAGAAATAAAGCCTCCAATCCAACTCAAACTCTCTTTTTCGCAAACCAACTGAGATAGATAGAGCTCTTGGCAAATGGTGCTAACGTCGAAAATTAACACGTTATCAGAAAACGTTCGGCAATTTTAAAGTTTACGACGCGATAATAATACGCTTGACGGAGACGACGATAAAATTTTTCAGTGTTTAACTAAAACGGAGAGGAGAAGCttggaaaataaaaaagtgCGAACAGCAGTTGTTGCAATGTTGCTGATAATCCGTTGTCATCAGTAAATATGCCCGGTAACAAGTGCACCGCAATAACTTCACACAACCGCACAAAAGAAGTACTGCCTCCGCAAACTTTCGACCAATCAGCGACTTCGTCATCACCTCAAGGATGATGCATAATAGAACAGGTGCGTTTGAATAGATAAAGCAGGTCGGAGATCTCAATCAAGTTGAGAAAGATCAAAGATCACAGATCCGAAATCCTATCATTCATGGTTTTCGTGGACTTCAGAACATTTTTGAttaactttttaaaataatCCAGTGTAAGCCTATTTCAGTAGCTGAATTGAACTAAAGAGTCCAGTAAGGATAATCATAATTTGTAAAGTAGGTCTCGAATCCAACTCTCACGACttgaattattttctaaattaccAATTCCCAGTAAGGACCTAAAGCTATAAAATCACTTCggaaaaatcgaattttcttatgtcttttcattaaatagacgtacatattttcatattcttcATCGAGAATTTCTCTAGAAAGAACTTTCCGGCTCGTGAAGTAATTTGTTAGGCGCTAATAATGTTGATTACCTTTCGCGCCGATCAAGTTGCTAAGCTGTGCACCTTGCATTGAAAACAGGCGCGAATCCGTGCCTGCATTGTATCAAAGATGAATTGAATAGACGTGGAACTTAAAAGTAACATCTTTTTGCCGACGTCGCCGAGATGACCATCGATGAAAGATAAACCGATTTCCAAAGCAAACTGACCACATCGTCTAGAATAACACAGGTGCGTATGGTTATCTCTGAAACAAAGTAGTGAAGTCCACCACTCTCTCACCGGTTTACTATTTATAACGTCTCGAGTCTAAATTAGCATTTATTCATCTTCAAAAACCAGTCAAACGCCCAACTAAAATGTAGATATACGTGTACATAGTACTATTCCCGTCCAGTCTGAAACCTTAAATGACGATCTCATAGAGTTTGCTCTGAAAACCGATCGATACTTCGAAGTCGAGTTAATTTTACTCATCCCATAATTGATCAATTTTCTATtaacttgaaaaataaaacgacaTCTATTGAAGACTTGCTTGGATTTCTTTGGTGGATTATGCACTCTCTTTATGGGTACCTTCTCTTCAGGCTGGTTTACCAGAGTGGGAGACCTGGATCGGTTATTATTACATTGGAAACTATTCTTTTATCAATGCATTGTCCTGGTTCCATTGTCCTTGCTGCAGTTCTAATACGTAATAAGTATTTACGGCTCGATAAGGGAGGAAGGAGTTAATAGTTTCTTCACGGAATCtatgaatgaattcattttcatctgatGATAAAATGGGACTTAAATAAAATTTCACTTCGTTCtaaataaaagattttatttgcgaaaaatattttaacagaaATCACCATGGAATTACAGCACCGTTATATTTAAGCAAAAGTCCATTTTGATAttctgatatttcagaaataactTTCAATATTCCAGCCACAGATTCATTTGGGTCCATGCGAGCATTCATCCCTTTTGTAGACTCGGTTCTCACGAAACCGGGATCCACGGTGTTTGCACAGATTCCGAATTTTTTCAGATCGACACTCAAACTTTTTGTGATGATATTCAAAGCACACTAAAATAAGATGAGTTGGATATATAGCTGAAGTAATGATGGTATACCGGAATGGAATGTCCAAGTAGGAAAAAATACCCAATATCACTAACTTGTCAAATTAGTCAATTTCACATCAAAATAACATCAAAAGGAACAAACTATTGGTGCAGACAGTTTAGAAAGCTGTGACTTAGGccacacaaagaaataccctagTTCTCAAGAAAGTCAAATGCCGTCCGCGTCATGAAAAAAGTACctaataaaaattaaaaagacaaATGCGCACATCCGCATCTTTGTGTGGCCTTATCCTGCATGATATACTGTGCAGATTCTTGATAATTCAATTCCTTAATATTgtgaacaaaataaaaacgaattttacattttacacatttttgtacGCCTTTTTGTAAAATGTGCAAATTCTATATACcgtaaatttaataatttagcCGGTTATAAAATCAGTTATTTGTAAACTGTGCAAATTGTTGATAATTGTAAagagaaaatagaataataacAGCTGGGAGATTTTTTCCTACCTTTTGTTACAAATATGGACATTTTTTTCCCACATTCTTATATCAATCATAGGAAAACTCACCTTGGCCGGTCTTGTAGCGTAATGTCCACCACTACGATTATCACTAATTGATGAcgttaatgatgaaatattaaCTATAGCAGCCCTATTACAACCAATAGCTTGATCCTTGTTGCATTCTGCAGCATTCTTTAGTAAAGGCAGGAAAGACTATTGTATGAATGGAAGCAAaggaaacatttaaaaaaaatgacatcatgagaAGGAAAAAATGTACTCAAGTACACATTTACATTACACATTAACGCAGGTCCAACAGCGTTCACTTTATAACATTCCATCATTTTTTCGGCTGATATGTCATCTAAAGACATACGAATTAGGACACCGGCATTATTGATCAAAACATTTAATCCAGAATCTCCAACAAGGCGAGTTACGTCATTTACACAGCGTT is a window of Tubulanus polymorphus chromosome 2, tnTubPoly1.2, whole genome shotgun sequence DNA encoding:
- the LOC141900321 gene encoding C-signal-like isoform X1, with amino-acid sequence MLSGKSILVTGSSQGIGLELVKQLSNQKPGPAFIFATCRQPDKASDLKCIASKNENVHIIQCDITVQSSIERCVNDVTRLVGDSGLNVLINNAGVLIRMSLDDISAEKMMECYKVNAVGPALMCNSFLPLLKNAAECNKDQAIGCNRAAIVNISSLTSSISDNRSGGHYATRPAKCALNIITKSLSVDLKKFGICANTVDPGFVRTESTKGMNARMDPNESVAGILKVISEISEYQNGLLLKYNGAVIPW
- the LOC141900321 gene encoding C-signal-like isoform X3 encodes the protein MLSGKSILVTGSSQGIGLELVKQLSNQKPGPAFIFATCRQPDKASDLKCIASKNENVHIIQCDDISAEKMMECYKVNAVGPALMCNSFLPLLKNAAECNKDQAIGCNRAAIVNISSLTSSISDNRSGGHYATRPAKCALNIITKSLSVDLKKFGICANTVDPGFVRTESTKGMNARMDPNESVAGILKVISEISEYQNGLLLKYNGAVIPW
- the LOC141900321 gene encoding C-signal-like isoform X2 produces the protein MLSGKSILVTGSSQGIGLELVKQLSNQKPGPAFIFATCRQPDKASDLKCIASKNENVHIIQCDITVQSSIERCVNDVTRLVGDSGLNVLINNAGVLIRMSLDDISAEKMMECYKVNAVGPALMCNNAAECNKDQAIGCNRAAIVNISSLTSSISDNRSGGHYATRPAKCALNIITKSLSVDLKKFGICANTVDPGFVRTESTKGMNARMDPNESVAGILKVISEISEYQNGLLLKYNGAVIPW